A genomic segment from Alistipes senegalensis JC50 encodes:
- a CDS encoding RagB/SusD family nutrient uptake outer membrane protein — translation MKAQHKILACLFSLLLLGSCTSDWLEPEQPSKLDPNNAYSTYTGCMGLVTKLCKDLRAEVMGRNTNIKWAYENSDLAVLVNGSPRDLDGMMVPSIGSKPKDLWDNTYKSITRAAMLVTRSESLKGSQEQKDEIRAYGEFFLGYWYFRLITTYGDVPLITEEIDYPKLDFRTSTQQRIINRMIAMLEDAVKHLPETTPAGSVSRAAGYMILTKYYLMNGDFEDAVTSSTAVINTPGLKLMKSRFGALVGTANPKIPNPNVMTDLFYKYNPALSTNTEKILVVLDDPYMEGGSTTPGGGGGGERMREHLVEWYNGQYDEAQATQQRRTSGTGIRSTIDGASGGPGPFSISSEAGQDLQILWTGRGIGAQKKTWYFSNKIWESADFKNDMRHNAPNWYPMEALVYNVKTSKLYGKPLVYENCSDTLRCWGDIQYNKIVVDDEKRLPSDYNLLGGFHDWYIYRLAEAYLMRAEALVWLGRGGEAALDLTEIRTRAGAAAFSGTATLEDVLDERARELFLEEFRRNELVRIAFTMAKLGKDGYSLENIGTKNWYYDRMRFTNNIYFNTEDGTPSNFAYGDGGNNVQIYRMSPYHIYWPIPETAINDNTLATLNQNYGYVGYEKNVEPLGPEADAE, via the coding sequence ATGAAAGCACAACATAAAATCCTGGCATGTCTGTTCAGCCTGCTGCTTCTGGGTTCCTGCACCAGCGACTGGCTGGAACCCGAACAGCCGTCGAAACTCGACCCCAACAATGCGTACAGCACCTACACCGGCTGCATGGGTCTGGTGACCAAACTGTGCAAGGACCTCCGGGCCGAGGTCATGGGGCGCAACACCAACATCAAATGGGCCTACGAGAACTCCGACCTCGCCGTGCTGGTCAACGGAAGCCCCCGCGACCTGGACGGCATGATGGTCCCGTCGATCGGCAGCAAGCCCAAGGACCTGTGGGACAACACCTACAAAAGCATCACGCGGGCAGCCATGCTCGTGACCCGCTCCGAGAGCCTCAAGGGTTCGCAGGAGCAGAAGGACGAAATCCGCGCCTACGGCGAATTCTTCCTGGGCTACTGGTACTTCCGTCTGATCACGACCTACGGCGACGTACCGCTCATCACCGAGGAGATCGACTATCCGAAGCTCGACTTCCGGACCTCGACCCAGCAGCGTATCATCAACCGGATGATCGCAATGCTCGAAGACGCCGTGAAACACCTTCCCGAAACCACCCCCGCCGGCAGCGTGAGCCGGGCGGCAGGTTACATGATCCTGACGAAATATTACCTGATGAACGGTGATTTCGAAGATGCCGTGACGAGCTCGACGGCCGTCATCAACACTCCCGGGCTGAAACTGATGAAGTCCCGCTTCGGGGCCCTCGTCGGCACGGCGAATCCCAAGATTCCGAACCCGAACGTCATGACCGACCTCTTCTACAAGTACAACCCGGCGCTCTCGACCAACACGGAAAAGATCCTCGTCGTGCTGGACGATCCCTACATGGAAGGCGGTTCGACGACTCCCGGCGGTGGCGGTGGCGGCGAGCGCATGCGCGAACACCTCGTCGAGTGGTACAACGGCCAGTACGACGAAGCGCAGGCCACGCAGCAGCGCCGCACGAGCGGCACGGGCATCCGCAGCACGATCGACGGAGCGTCGGGCGGCCCCGGTCCCTTCAGCATCTCGTCCGAAGCCGGACAGGATCTGCAAATACTCTGGACCGGACGCGGCATCGGCGCCCAGAAGAAAACCTGGTATTTCTCGAACAAGATCTGGGAAAGCGCCGACTTCAAGAACGACATGCGCCACAACGCCCCCAACTGGTACCCGATGGAAGCGCTGGTCTACAACGTCAAGACCTCGAAGCTCTACGGCAAACCCCTCGTTTACGAGAATTGCAGCGACACGCTCCGCTGCTGGGGCGACATCCAGTACAACAAGATCGTCGTGGACGACGAAAAACGGCTTCCGAGCGACTACAACCTGCTGGGCGGATTCCACGACTGGTATATCTACCGCCTTGCCGAGGCTTATCTGATGCGCGCCGAAGCCCTCGTATGGCTCGGCCGGGGCGGCGAGGCGGCCCTCGATCTCACCGAAATCCGCACCCGCGCCGGAGCCGCGGCCTTCTCGGGAACGGCCACCCTCGAAGATGTCCTCGACGAACGGGCCCGCGAGCTCTTCCTCGAAGAGTTCCGCCGCAACGAACTGGTGCGCATCGCCTTCACGATGGCCAAACTCGGCAAAGACGGCTATTCGCTCGAAAACATCGGTACGAAGAACTGGTATTACGATCGGATGCGTTTCACGAACAACATCTATTTCAACACCGAAGACGGCACGCCGTCGAACTTCGCTTACGGCGACGGCGGTAACAACGTGCAGATTTACCGCATGAGCCCCTACCATATCTACTGGCCGATCCCCGAAACGGCTATCAACGACAATACGCTGGCGACACTCAACCAGAACTACGGCTACGTCGGCTACGAGAAGAACGTCGAGCCGCTCGGACCGGAGGCGGACGCCGAATAG
- a CDS encoding glucoamylase family protein: MIRNLICTIALLAAALSSAAPDNTGNKRKRSFDNDDDFLTYVQKQYFNYIWEGALPNSGLSRVRMIQDDPQRDLHTITVGSSGFGIAGIIVGIERGFITRSEGVERLAKIADFLARSDRFHGMWSHWIDDRTARTIPFANPASKDNGGDIVESAFLAQGLITARQYLSDGTKKERELAGKFDELWRGMEWSWYQKDGEDVVYWHWSPDYQWEKNFPLRGYNECLAVYILGASSPTHPITKEAYYKGWARDGAIVSDTTLYDIPVKVQHNTGREYVGPIFWTAFSYVGFDPRGLKDELGIDYFDVNVAHAKIQQAHCIANPNGFDGYGADCWGFSAGYSVKGYKAHNTKNDRGVITPSGTLAAMPFAPDAVMKALKHFYFDLGDELWGPYGFYDGYIVAEKRVIPNYLANNQCAALPMIENYRTGLIWKLFMSAPEIQAGLEKLGFTRDN; this comes from the coding sequence ATGATCCGAAACCTGATTTGCACCATCGCGCTTTTGGCGGCCGCACTCTCGTCCGCCGCCCCCGACAACACGGGAAATAAGCGAAAAAGGTCGTTCGATAACGACGATGATTTTTTGACATACGTCCAAAAGCAATATTTTAACTACATTTGGGAAGGCGCGCTGCCCAACTCGGGACTCTCAAGGGTCCGCATGATTCAGGACGATCCCCAGCGGGACCTGCACACGATCACCGTGGGCAGTTCGGGTTTCGGCATCGCCGGAATCATCGTCGGCATCGAGCGGGGTTTCATCACCCGCAGCGAAGGCGTGGAGCGTCTGGCGAAGATCGCGGATTTCCTGGCCCGCAGCGACCGTTTCCACGGCATGTGGTCCCACTGGATCGACGACCGCACGGCCCGGACGATACCGTTCGCCAATCCTGCGAGCAAAGACAACGGCGGCGACATCGTGGAGAGTGCATTCCTGGCCCAGGGGTTGATCACGGCCCGTCAATACCTTTCGGACGGCACGAAAAAAGAACGGGAACTGGCCGGAAAATTCGACGAACTGTGGCGCGGAATGGAATGGTCGTGGTATCAGAAGGACGGTGAGGACGTGGTGTACTGGCATTGGTCGCCCGACTATCAGTGGGAAAAGAACTTCCCCCTGCGGGGCTACAACGAATGTCTCGCGGTCTACATCCTGGGAGCGAGCTCCCCGACCCACCCCATCACCAAAGAAGCCTACTACAAGGGCTGGGCGCGCGACGGGGCGATCGTCAGCGACACGACCCTCTACGACATCCCCGTCAAAGTGCAGCACAACACGGGACGCGAGTACGTAGGCCCGATCTTCTGGACGGCCTTTTCCTACGTGGGATTCGATCCCCGGGGATTGAAAGACGAACTGGGCATCGACTATTTCGACGTGAACGTCGCCCACGCCAAAATCCAGCAGGCCCACTGCATCGCCAATCCCAACGGATTCGACGGATACGGTGCCGACTGCTGGGGATTCTCGGCCGGTTACTCGGTGAAGGGCTACAAGGCCCACAATACGAAGAACGACCGCGGCGTAATCACCCCGTCGGGCACGCTTGCGGCCATGCCCTTCGCCCCCGACGCTGTCATGAAAGCCCTCAAACACTTCTACTTCGACCTCGGCGACGAGCTGTGGGGCCCCTACGGATTTTACGACGGATACATCGTCGCCGAAAAGAGGGTCATCCCCAACTATCTGGCCAACAACCAGTGCGCGGCGCTGCCGATGATCGAGAACTACCGTACGGGACTGATCTGGAAACTCTTCATGAGCGCCCCGGAGATTCAGGCCGGACTCGAAAAACTGGGATTCACACGCGACAATTAA
- a CDS encoding glucoamylase family protein has translation MKRFAIWLLAAAALLAGCSGSDEGKEGPGGGDDTPAIAPPKNREDVEGLLTWIQKTHFEYMWSGARPNSGLARVRYFADEPSKDENTLTIGAGGFGIMGILVGIERNFITRAQGVGRLEKIVSFLERAERWHGMYSHWIDDRTGRTIAFAGSNGEDDGADIAETSFLTAGLLCARQYLKDGSAAEQALAARIDALWRGMEWDWFASDTDDCLLWHWSPTVGFKKNFHLEGYNECLLPYLLAAASPTHPLPEPKKAYMNGWSRSGGIVNPGSRYGIPFVVRHNSGANDVGPMFWTAFSYGGFCPKGLKDERGVNYWKALRSHALIQYNYCLENPKGRKCYGADCWGFSAGYTSNATTDYQSMRTNNDVGVITANAALIAMPYTPEQSIAAATHYYWDIPTQMGPWGFWDAYSDTEGTVRRYLANNQCPVAPMIENYRTGLLWRLFMSAPEITAALTVLGFTSDND, from the coding sequence ATGAAACGATTTGCGATATGGCTGCTCGCCGCAGCGGCGCTCCTTGCCGGCTGCTCCGGATCGGACGAAGGTAAAGAGGGTCCGGGGGGGGGTGACGACACCCCGGCGATTGCACCTCCGAAAAACCGGGAGGACGTGGAAGGGCTGCTGACCTGGATTCAGAAGACCCACTTCGAATATATGTGGAGCGGCGCCCGTCCCAACTCGGGACTGGCGCGGGTCCGCTACTTCGCGGACGAACCGTCGAAAGACGAAAACACGCTGACGATCGGTGCCGGGGGCTTCGGGATCATGGGAATACTGGTCGGCATCGAACGGAACTTCATCACCCGCGCGCAGGGCGTCGGACGGCTGGAAAAGATCGTATCGTTTCTGGAACGCGCCGAGCGCTGGCACGGCATGTACTCCCACTGGATCGACGACCGCACGGGCAGAACCATCGCCTTTGCCGGATCGAACGGCGAAGACGACGGGGCCGATATCGCCGAGACCTCGTTCCTGACGGCCGGACTCCTCTGCGCCCGCCAATACCTGAAAGACGGTTCGGCAGCGGAGCAGGCGCTCGCCGCCCGCATCGACGCCCTCTGGCGCGGCATGGAATGGGACTGGTTCGCATCGGATACGGACGACTGCCTCCTGTGGCACTGGTCCCCGACGGTAGGCTTCAAAAAGAATTTCCACCTGGAAGGCTACAACGAATGCCTGCTGCCCTACCTTCTCGCAGCGGCATCGCCGACGCATCCGCTCCCGGAGCCCAAAAAGGCCTATATGAACGGCTGGTCGCGCAGCGGCGGCATCGTCAATCCGGGCAGCCGCTACGGAATCCCCTTCGTCGTCAGGCACAACTCGGGGGCGAACGACGTGGGCCCGATGTTCTGGACCGCCTTCTCCTACGGCGGGTTCTGCCCCAAAGGGCTGAAAGACGAACGCGGCGTCAATTACTGGAAAGCGCTCCGGAGCCACGCCCTGATCCAGTACAACTACTGCCTCGAAAACCCCAAGGGCCGGAAGTGCTACGGCGCAGACTGCTGGGGCTTCTCGGCCGGCTACACCTCCAACGCCACGACCGATTACCAGTCCATGCGGACCAACAACGACGTCGGGGTCATCACGGCCAACGCCGCGCTGATCGCCATGCCCTACACCCCCGAACAATCCATCGCCGCCGCGACGCACTATTACTGGGACATTCCGACCCAGATGGGTCCCTGGGGGTTCTGGGACGCTTACAGCGACACCGAAGGCACCGTCCGGCGCTATTTGGCCAACAACCAGTGCCCGGTGGCTCCGATGATCGAAAACTACCGCACGGGGCTGTTGTGGAGACTCTTCATGAGCGCTCCCGAGATCACCGCAGCGCTCACCGTGCTGGGATTCACATCCGACAACGATTAA
- a CDS encoding glycoside hydrolase family 3 N-terminal domain-containing protein: MKLLLTLTIALALAAPASAQTPALPEQGAAATFYRDKQTARKVSELMKRMTLEEKIGQCVLFASRGMVTGPRSSEKMDDYIKSGACGNVFGIKTAAETRRIQQMAVENTRLKIPVLFGMDVIHGYKTIFPVNIGVSASWDMAAIERMARISALEASAAGIAWTYSPMCDISRDPRWGRVSEGSGEDPYLGEHIAAAMVRGYQGTNLADPTTIMACVKHFAAYGAPQAGRDYHTVDMSERTFREVYLPPYRAALDAGAATVMTSFNDYDAVPATGSRYLMTDLLRRELGFNGFVVTDYTAINEMVNHGVAEDLKDAARLAVKAGVNMDMVGNGYLKHMKELVAEGRISVREIDELCAQVLAMKFRLGLFDDPYRYCGRSESAWYTPEALAASRSLAANSMVLLQNRNSVLPIREGQKIALIGPFADNVREMLGSWVVAADTKVGTTFSKGLKERFGDKNVRVVAGDVMTDFQDARRAAEQADVAVLTLGLSQTWSGEAASLTSISLPETQKLLLRRVRESGTPVVLVLVTARPLELCEESATADAVLVAWQPGTMAGEALADVLSGDVNPSGKLTMTFPRDAGQIPIFYNQKNTGRPVGALTSQSSEKYTSRYLFTPNEPLYPFGYGLSYTTFEYSDLKVDNPRAKIGENVTVSVTLRNSGDRDGSEVAQLYIRDLVGSVTRPVRELKGFEKVFLKAGESRRLTFVLTPRELSFWRADMTFGQEAGDYRVWAGGDSNAELSGTFTVTK; the protein is encoded by the coding sequence ATGAAACTTCTGCTGACCCTGACTATTGCCCTGGCTCTCGCCGCCCCGGCATCGGCCCAGACCCCCGCGCTGCCCGAACAGGGCGCCGCCGCAACGTTCTACCGCGACAAACAGACCGCCCGGAAGGTGTCGGAACTGATGAAAAGAATGACCCTCGAAGAGAAGATCGGCCAATGCGTCCTCTTCGCTTCGCGCGGCATGGTCACCGGCCCCCGAAGCTCGGAAAAGATGGACGACTACATCAAAAGCGGCGCCTGCGGCAACGTCTTCGGAATAAAAACGGCGGCAGAGACGCGCCGTATTCAGCAAATGGCCGTCGAGAACACGCGGCTGAAAATCCCCGTGCTTTTCGGCATGGACGTCATCCACGGCTACAAAACGATCTTTCCGGTGAACATCGGCGTTTCGGCGAGCTGGGACATGGCCGCCATCGAACGCATGGCCCGCATATCCGCCCTCGAAGCGTCGGCGGCAGGCATCGCCTGGACCTATTCGCCGATGTGCGACATCTCGCGCGATCCCCGCTGGGGCCGCGTTTCGGAGGGCTCGGGCGAAGACCCCTATCTGGGAGAACACATCGCAGCCGCCATGGTCCGGGGCTATCAGGGAACGAACCTTGCCGACCCGACGACCATCATGGCCTGCGTAAAACATTTCGCCGCCTACGGCGCCCCGCAGGCAGGGCGCGACTACCACACGGTAGACATGTCCGAACGCACGTTCCGCGAGGTCTATCTTCCGCCCTACCGGGCCGCGCTGGACGCCGGAGCGGCAACGGTCATGACCTCGTTCAACGACTACGACGCCGTTCCGGCGACGGGAAGCCGCTACCTGATGACCGACCTGCTGCGCCGGGAGCTGGGCTTCAACGGATTCGTCGTCACCGACTACACCGCCATCAACGAGATGGTCAACCACGGCGTCGCCGAAGACCTGAAAGACGCCGCACGGCTGGCCGTCAAGGCCGGGGTCAACATGGATATGGTCGGGAACGGTTATCTCAAACACATGAAAGAGCTGGTCGCAGAGGGCCGGATCAGCGTCCGGGAGATCGACGAACTCTGCGCGCAGGTGCTCGCCATGAAATTCCGGCTGGGGCTTTTCGACGATCCCTACCGTTATTGCGGCCGCAGCGAATCGGCCTGGTACACCCCCGAAGCGCTCGCGGCATCCCGTTCGCTGGCGGCCAATTCGATGGTCCTGCTGCAAAACCGGAACAGCGTGCTGCCCATCCGGGAGGGGCAGAAAATCGCCCTGATCGGGCCCTTCGCCGACAACGTGCGCGAGATGCTGGGGTCGTGGGTCGTGGCGGCCGACACCAAGGTCGGAACGACCTTCTCGAAAGGTCTCAAAGAGCGCTTCGGCGACAAGAACGTCCGGGTCGTGGCCGGCGACGTGATGACGGATTTTCAGGACGCACGCCGGGCCGCCGAACAGGCCGACGTTGCGGTGCTGACGCTCGGACTGTCGCAGACATGGAGCGGCGAGGCGGCGAGCCTCACCTCCATTTCCCTTCCCGAAACCCAGAAGCTCCTGCTTCGCCGGGTCCGGGAGAGCGGCACTCCCGTCGTGTTAGTGCTGGTGACGGCCCGGCCGCTGGAACTGTGCGAGGAGTCCGCGACCGCCGATGCCGTACTCGTCGCCTGGCAGCCGGGAACGATGGCCGGCGAAGCGCTGGCCGACGTGCTCTCGGGCGACGTGAACCCCTCGGGCAAGCTGACCATGACCTTCCCGCGCGACGCAGGGCAGATTCCGATCTTCTACAACCAGAAGAACACCGGACGCCCGGTCGGCGCGCTCACGTCGCAGTCGAGCGAGAAATACACCTCGCGCTACCTGTTCACGCCCAACGAACCGCTCTATCCGTTCGGATACGGCCTGAGTTATACGACGTTCGAATATTCCGACCTGAAAGTCGACAATCCCCGGGCAAAGATCGGGGAAAACGTCACCGTCAGCGTCACGCTCCGCAACAGCGGCGACCGCGACGGCAGCGAGGTGGCGCAGCTCTACATCCGCGATCTGGTGGGCAGCGTGACCCGCCCGGTCCGCGAACTGAAAGGCTTCGAGAAAGTGTTCCTCAAAGCCGGGGAGAGCCGCCGGCTCACCTTCGTCCTCACTCCGCGGGAACTCTCCTTCTGGCGCGCCGACATGACCTTCGGGCAGGAGGCGGGCGACTACCGCGTATGGGCGGGCGGCGACTCGAACGCCGAACTGTCCGGAACATTCACCGTTACGAAATAG